The following proteins are co-located in the Aggregatibacter aphrophilus ATCC 33389 genome:
- the lpxK gene encoding tetraacyldisaccharide 4'-kinase: protein MQFWYSRSWIAWLLCPFSLLFWLITTVRRALFRLNLLKSYRASIPVVIVGNLSVGGNGKTPAVIWLVQELTKCGLNVGVISRGYGSKAKNYPLLITPTSDPIEAGDEPVLIAARTQAPVCISPNRQQAIECLLQHTKCDVIISDDGLQHYKLQRDFELVIMDAKRGLGNGFLLPAGPLRELPSRLKNVDIIITNGSENQYSDAVMTLKPQYAVNLVTKAQRPLNEFSQATAIAGIGNPPRFFTMLQQHGIQLMETQAFQDHQSFSPELFAKFDKNRPLLMTEKDAVKCMTFAEEHWWYVPVTTEIQGEKAQQFIQKIVQKCGQKM, encoded by the coding sequence ATGCAGTTTTGGTATTCCCGTTCGTGGATAGCATGGCTACTCTGCCCTTTCTCCCTGTTATTTTGGTTGATTACTACCGTTCGCCGCGCTCTGTTTCGTTTAAATCTACTGAAATCTTACCGCGCGTCAATTCCCGTAGTGATTGTTGGTAACCTATCCGTAGGCGGCAATGGCAAAACACCGGCGGTAATTTGGTTGGTGCAGGAACTGACTAAGTGCGGTCTGAATGTAGGGGTAATTTCACGCGGTTACGGAAGCAAAGCCAAAAATTATCCTCTGTTGATTACACCAACTAGCGATCCAATTGAAGCCGGTGATGAACCCGTCCTCATTGCCGCCCGTACACAAGCTCCCGTTTGTATTTCACCAAATCGCCAACAAGCTATTGAATGTTTATTACAACACACCAAGTGTGATGTCATTATTAGCGATGACGGTTTACAACACTACAAACTCCAACGGGATTTTGAACTGGTGATCATGGATGCGAAACGTGGTTTGGGCAATGGTTTCTTGTTACCGGCTGGCCCATTACGGGAGCTTCCAAGCCGTTTAAAAAATGTGGACATCATCATCACTAACGGTTCGGAAAACCAATACAGCGATGCCGTAATGACCTTAAAACCGCAATATGCCGTGAATTTAGTCACAAAAGCACAGCGTCCGTTAAATGAATTTAGCCAAGCTACCGCTATCGCCGGAATCGGTAATCCACCGCGTTTTTTCACGATGTTACAACAACATGGTATTCAATTAATGGAAACGCAGGCCTTTCAGGATCATCAATCATTTAGCCCCGAACTTTTTGCAAAATTCGACAAAAATCGACCGCTCTTAATGACGGAAAAAGACGCTGTAAAATGCATGACGTTTGCAGAAGAACATTGGTGGTATGTGCCGGTAACGACAGAAATCCAAGGCGAAAAAGCACAACAATTTATCCAAAAAATCGTACAAAAGTGTGGTCAAAAAATGTGA
- a CDS encoding Trm112 family protein → MNGKLLEIVACPTCHGRLEYEEQHQRLICRFEKLAYPIKNGIPVLLAEQAETLSPSEEK, encoded by the coding sequence ATGAATGGGAAATTATTAGAAATCGTGGCTTGCCCGACCTGCCACGGACGTTTGGAATACGAAGAGCAACATCAACGTTTAATTTGTCGTTTTGAAAAACTTGCTTACCCGATTAAAAACGGCATTCCGGTATTATTGGCGGAACAAGCGGAAACATTAAGCCCATCAGAGGAAAAGTAA
- the kdsB gene encoding 3-deoxy-manno-octulosonate cytidylyltransferase, with product MTQFTVIIPARYASSRLPGKPLADIAGKPMIQHVFEQAKQSGSTRVIIATDNDLVAAAAKNFGAEVCMTAESHNSGTERLAEVVEKLAIPDNEIIVNIQGDEPLIPPVIVKQVAENLSKYPVNMASLAVNIDEAEELFNPNVVKVLTDKDGYVLYFSRAVIPWDRDQFAQMDDVAKLQLNTQYLRHIGIYAYRAGFIKQYVQWQPTALEHIEKLEQLRVLWNGEKIHVELAKEVPAVGVDTAEDLEKVRSILAKKSH from the coding sequence ATGACCCAATTTACTGTTATTATACCCGCCCGCTATGCTTCAAGCCGTTTGCCGGGAAAACCGTTGGCAGATATTGCCGGCAAACCGATGATTCAACATGTTTTTGAACAAGCCAAACAATCAGGCTCAACCCGCGTGATTATCGCCACCGACAACGACCTGGTGGCTGCCGCCGCCAAAAATTTTGGTGCAGAAGTGTGCATGACGGCAGAAAGCCACAATTCCGGTACGGAACGCTTGGCGGAGGTGGTTGAAAAACTGGCGATTCCCGACAACGAAATCATCGTTAACATCCAAGGCGACGAACCCCTCATTCCACCGGTTATCGTAAAACAAGTGGCAGAAAATCTCTCTAAATACCCTGTCAACATGGCAAGCCTTGCGGTCAATATCGACGAGGCTGAGGAATTATTTAATCCCAACGTGGTGAAAGTACTGACCGACAAAGACGGCTATGTGCTTTATTTCTCCCGCGCGGTGATTCCTTGGGATCGCGATCAATTTGCGCAAATGGATGACGTAGCAAAATTGCAACTGAACACACAATACTTACGCCATATTGGGATTTATGCTTATCGCGCCGGTTTCATTAAACAATATGTGCAATGGCAACCGACAGCACTAGAACACATCGAAAAACTGGAACAGCTACGCGTGCTTTGGAACGGCGAAAAAATTCATGTAGAACTCGCCAAAGAAGTGCCGGCTGTGGGCGTGGATACAGCCGAAGATCTGGAAAAAGTGCGGTCGATTTTGGCGAAGAAATCGCATTAA
- the uvrC gene encoding excinuclease ABC subunit UvrC, whose translation MTFDAKKFLANVPHLPGVYRMYDDSNTVIYVGKAKDLKKRLSSYFRKQLNSKKTEALVASIHHIETTITTSETEALLLEHNYIKTYQPRYNVLLRDDKSYPYILLTKETHPRITSYRGSKKIQGEYFGPYPNAGAVRETLSLLQKLFPIRQCENSVYNNRSRPCLQYQIGRCLAPCVKGYVTDEAYAQQVNFARLFLQGKDQQVLDHLVKQMEQASQQLNFEEAARIRDQIQAVRAVIEKQFVANDRHDDIDIIAIAYQLGVACVQVLFIRQGKILGNRSYFPKVPSNTNLAELTETFVGQFYLQAHQGRTIPNTIIVDQKLEEKADLETLLSDQAGRKVIIQDHAKGDKSKYLQLAQMNAKAALVTKLKQSTLQHDRYAALQELLGIDVIKRMECFDISHTMGEQTIASCVVFSQDGPLKSDYRRFNISGITKGDDYAAMEQALLKRYDKDLEEDKIPDIIFIDGGKGQLNRALQVFENLKVKWNKNRPHLIGVAKGVDRRAGLETLILSKWDKELHLPSDSLALHLIQHIRDESHNHAISGHRKKRQQHFTQSGLESIEGVGAKRRQALLKYLGGLQGVKNATLDEIASVPGISKALAEKIFETLQH comes from the coding sequence ATCACTTTCGACGCAAAAAAATTCCTCGCTAACGTACCGCACTTACCGGGCGTTTATCGTATGTATGACGATAGCAACACGGTGATTTATGTAGGCAAGGCGAAAGATCTGAAAAAACGCTTATCCAGTTATTTTCGTAAGCAGTTAAACAGCAAAAAAACGGAAGCGTTGGTGGCATCAATTCATCATATTGAAACCACGATTACCACCTCGGAAACAGAAGCACTCCTGCTTGAACACAATTACATCAAAACCTATCAACCGCGTTATAACGTGTTGTTACGCGATGATAAATCTTATCCATATATTTTATTAACCAAAGAAACGCATCCTCGTATTACGTCTTATCGTGGCTCGAAAAAAATCCAAGGGGAATATTTCGGCCCTTATCCCAATGCCGGCGCGGTACGTGAGACCTTGTCTTTGTTGCAAAAGCTGTTCCCTATTCGGCAATGTGAAAACTCCGTGTATAACAACCGCTCACGCCCTTGTTTGCAATATCAAATCGGGCGTTGTCTTGCCCCCTGCGTAAAAGGTTATGTGACAGACGAAGCCTATGCGCAGCAAGTGAATTTTGCCCGCTTGTTCTTACAGGGTAAAGATCAACAAGTGTTAGATCATTTGGTAAAACAAATGGAACAGGCAAGTCAGCAACTGAATTTTGAAGAGGCGGCACGGATTCGCGATCAAATTCAGGCGGTACGCGCGGTAATTGAAAAACAATTTGTCGCCAACGATCGCCACGATGACATTGATATTATCGCCATCGCCTACCAACTTGGTGTGGCTTGCGTGCAGGTGTTGTTTATACGTCAAGGTAAGATTTTGGGAAATCGTAGCTACTTCCCGAAAGTACCAAGTAATACCAATCTGGCAGAACTCACTGAAACCTTTGTTGGGCAATTTTATTTACAGGCACACCAAGGCAGAACTATTCCGAACACCATTATCGTGGATCAAAAACTGGAAGAAAAAGCCGATTTGGAAACCTTGTTAAGCGACCAAGCGGGGCGCAAAGTTATCATTCAAGATCATGCCAAAGGTGATAAAAGCAAATACCTGCAACTCGCACAAATGAATGCCAAAGCCGCGTTAGTGACCAAGTTAAAACAATCTACCTTGCAACATGATCGCTATGCCGCCCTGCAGGAGTTACTCGGCATTGATGTTATCAAACGCATGGAATGTTTTGATATCAGCCACACGATGGGTGAACAAACCATCGCTTCCTGCGTAGTCTTCAGTCAAGACGGACCGCTAAAATCCGATTACCGTCGTTTTAACATCAGCGGCATTACCAAAGGCGATGACTACGCAGCCATGGAACAGGCACTGTTAAAACGCTACGACAAAGATTTGGAAGAAGACAAAATCCCCGACATTATTTTTATTGACGGCGGCAAAGGACAACTCAACCGTGCGTTACAAGTGTTTGAAAATCTCAAGGTAAAATGGAATAAAAACCGACCGCACTTAATTGGCGTTGCCAAAGGCGTCGATCGTCGTGCAGGCTTGGAAACCCTAATTTTAAGCAAATGGGATAAAGAATTGCATTTGCCATCGGATAGCCTCGCGCTCCATTTAATCCAACATATCCGCGATGAAAGCCACAATCACGCTATCAGCGGACACCGAAAGAAACGCCAACAACATTTCACCCAAAGCGGATTAGAAAGCATCGAAGGCGTGGGCGCCAAACGTCGCCAAGCCCTCCTCAAATACCTCGGCGGCTTACAAGGTGTTAAAAATGCCACTCTCGATGAAATTGCCTCCGTCCCTGGCATTTCAAAAGCTCTGGCAGAAAAGATTTTTGAGACGTTGCAGCATTAG
- a CDS encoding NRAMP family divalent metal transporter yields the protein MSEVSNSVEKSTWASKFAALGPGIVMASAAVGGSHIIASTQAGAIYGWELVSIVILANLFKYPFFRFGVQYTLDTGNTLLEGYRQKGKFYLWLFLALNIFATVINTAAVGLLTAAILTFIIPIPLPMPVLSSLVIVVITGILLLGKYRLLDSLSKIIMIALTVTTVSAVVIAFMRNGMQGVAPADFVAPSPWELSKLAFLVALMGWMPAPIEISAINSMWVVAKRRLTKVSYQDGLFDFNVGYIGTAILAVVFLALGALVQFGSPETVEMVGGKYIAQLINMYASTIGEWARLLIAVIAFMCMFGTTITVIDGYSRTNVESLRLLLGKHESAVRTLNIAMVLAAASGLAIIFYFNNAVGPMLKFAMIASFVSAPIFAWLNLSLTMKAKHSVKGGLLWLSFIGLFYLTAFAALFIAQQAGWLG from the coding sequence ATGAGTGAAGTTTCAAATTCAGTAGAAAAATCTACATGGGCGAGTAAATTCGCCGCCTTAGGTCCAGGAATCGTCATGGCATCGGCTGCCGTTGGTGGTTCGCATATTATTGCGTCCACCCAAGCCGGTGCGATTTATGGTTGGGAATTAGTGAGCATTGTGATTCTTGCTAATTTATTCAAATACCCTTTCTTCCGTTTCGGCGTGCAATATACCTTAGATACCGGCAATACCTTGTTGGAAGGTTATCGTCAAAAAGGGAAATTCTATTTGTGGTTGTTCCTTGCGCTGAACATCTTTGCTACGGTGATTAACACTGCGGCAGTGGGCTTATTAACCGCCGCGATCTTAACCTTTATCATCCCTATTCCGTTGCCAATGCCGGTGTTGAGCTCATTGGTAATTGTCGTGATTACCGGCATTTTATTGTTAGGGAAATACCGCTTATTAGACAGCTTATCGAAAATCATCATGATCGCATTAACCGTAACAACGGTTAGCGCCGTGGTGATTGCATTCATGCGTAATGGTATGCAAGGTGTCGCACCGGCAGATTTCGTTGCGCCTTCCCCGTGGGAATTAAGTAAATTAGCCTTTTTGGTGGCGTTAATGGGCTGGATGCCGGCGCCGATTGAGATTTCGGCAATTAACTCCATGTGGGTGGTGGCAAAACGTCGCTTGACCAAAGTGTCTTATCAAGACGGTTTGTTTGACTTTAACGTGGGTTACATCGGCACCGCGATTTTAGCGGTTGTGTTCTTAGCACTTGGGGCGTTGGTACAATTCGGTTCACCTGAAACCGTAGAAATGGTGGGCGGTAAATATATCGCACAATTAATCAACATGTATGCCAGCACCATTGGTGAATGGGCGCGTTTATTGATCGCCGTCATCGCTTTCATGTGTATGTTTGGTACGACCATTACCGTTATCGACGGCTATTCCCGTACCAACGTAGAATCCTTGCGTTTATTACTTGGTAAACACGAAAGCGCGGTAAGAACCTTAAACATTGCCATGGTGCTTGCCGCGGCCTCCGGATTGGCGATTATTTTCTACTTTAATAACGCCGTTGGCCCGATGTTGAAATTTGCCATGATCGCTTCCTTTGTTTCTGCGCCGATATTTGCATGGTTAAACTTATCCTTAACCATGAAAGCCAAACATAGCGTGAAAGGTGGATTATTGTGGTTATCCTTTATCGGCTTATTCTATTTAACTGCCTTTGCCGCATTATTTATTGCCCAGCAAGCCGGTTGGTTAGGCTAA
- a CDS encoding LacI family DNA-binding transcriptional regulator, with protein sequence MTSLKDVAQLAGVSLMTVSRALNNPEKLSKKTYEVVKKAIDELHYVPSLAAQSIRGSSAKTIGVLSFGTATTPFSVEILLGIEQTVRQFGWHSFVINCIENEKESLKHSVEALIAQRPNAIIIARNGLKKVKVPKALQHFPIVLANCVTDDIHVASYIPDDFQGQLELTKLIIEQGYQRPLFLHIPHNYIATEKRKSGFEKAWFSQEKASEPVSFFMETDGEDYKRGAKPLMEILENNEKFPFDVVICGNDRIAFVAYQLLLSKGFRIPEDVAVVGYDNTVGMSYLFIPSLTTVELPHYEMGKQAALHLIEHRENSDTHLLRCPLIIGKSC encoded by the coding sequence ATGACATCCTTAAAAGACGTGGCACAATTAGCCGGTGTTTCTTTGATGACGGTATCAAGAGCACTCAACAACCCGGAAAAGTTATCAAAAAAAACCTATGAAGTAGTCAAAAAAGCAATTGATGAATTACATTATGTACCGAGTCTTGCCGCGCAAAGTATTCGAGGAAGCTCTGCCAAAACCATCGGTGTGTTATCTTTTGGAACCGCCACAACCCCTTTTTCAGTTGAAATATTATTAGGGATTGAGCAAACGGTGCGCCAGTTTGGTTGGCATTCTTTTGTGATTAATTGCATAGAAAATGAAAAAGAATCACTAAAACACAGCGTAGAAGCTCTTATTGCGCAACGCCCAAATGCGATTATTATTGCGCGAAATGGCTTAAAAAAAGTCAAAGTACCGAAAGCACTACAACACTTCCCGATAGTGTTGGCGAACTGTGTAACGGACGATATCCATGTTGCAAGCTATATCCCCGATGATTTTCAAGGGCAGCTTGAACTTACTAAATTGATTATTGAGCAAGGTTATCAACGACCGCTCTTTTTACATATTCCACATAATTATATCGCCACAGAAAAACGTAAATCCGGGTTTGAAAAAGCATGGTTTTCACAAGAAAAAGCGAGTGAACCCGTATCTTTTTTTATGGAAACAGATGGCGAAGATTATAAAAGAGGTGCCAAGCCTTTAATGGAAATTTTAGAGAATAATGAAAAATTTCCGTTTGATGTCGTGATTTGTGGTAATGACCGAATTGCTTTCGTTGCTTATCAACTGCTATTGAGTAAAGGTTTTCGAATTCCTGAAGATGTGGCGGTTGTGGGATACGATAATACAGTCGGTATGTCGTATTTATTTATTCCATCTTTAACAACCGTTGAGCTGCCACATTATGAGATGGGTAAACAAGCCGCGTTACATCTTATTGAGCATAGAGAAAATTCTGATACGCATTTATTAAGATGCCCATTAATTATAGGGAAATCTTGTTAA
- a CDS encoding MFS transporter — translation MSNQTSSKSQYLTNSNYWIFSAYFFAFFFIMATCHPFLGIWLGDIHGLKGEKIGYVFSFISLFALLFQPILGFLSDKLGIRKHLLWLLAILLLFYAPFFIYVFAPLLKTNLWLGVIAGGAYMGFVFQAGAPASEAYIERISRLDGFEYGRTRLFGMLGWAICASIAGNLYSSQPNAVFWLGSATAVVLLVLIFLAKTDSSNTAQVVDKLGVNKSPITLKQALKLFSLPRFWALLTYVVGVACVYDIFDQQFGNFFNTFFESKEQGMKFFGYVTTGGELLNATIMFFVPLLINRIGAKNALLIAGSIMSIRIMGSSFATEAWHVIVLKTLHMFEVPFYLVGVFKYIADVFEVRFSATIYLVSCHFSKQIGNMILSPAVGTLYDMYGFQSTYFILGCIALTFTSISVFTLVNTKKLVNNA, via the coding sequence ATGAGTAATCAAACTTCATCTAAATCGCAATACTTAACCAATAGTAATTATTGGATTTTTAGTGCGTATTTTTTTGCTTTTTTCTTCATTATGGCGACCTGTCATCCTTTTTTAGGGATTTGGCTCGGTGATATTCACGGATTAAAAGGGGAGAAAATTGGCTACGTCTTTTCGTTCATTTCTCTTTTTGCTTTACTCTTTCAGCCTATTTTAGGATTTTTATCTGATAAATTAGGTATTCGAAAACATCTGCTTTGGCTACTTGCGATATTACTTCTTTTTTATGCACCATTCTTTATTTATGTTTTTGCTCCGTTATTGAAAACCAATTTATGGTTGGGGGTTATTGCCGGAGGTGCATATATGGGATTTGTGTTCCAAGCAGGCGCACCAGCATCAGAAGCCTATATTGAGCGTATCAGCCGTTTAGATGGGTTTGAATATGGCAGAACACGGCTATTCGGTATGTTAGGTTGGGCAATTTGTGCCTCTATTGCAGGCAATTTGTATAGTTCTCAACCGAATGCGGTTTTCTGGCTTGGCTCCGCCACTGCCGTTGTGTTATTGGTTCTGATTTTCCTTGCGAAAACGGATAGTAGTAATACGGCTCAAGTCGTGGATAAATTAGGTGTAAATAAAAGTCCAATTACACTAAAACAAGCCTTAAAGCTCTTTTCTCTACCTCGTTTCTGGGCACTATTGACCTATGTTGTTGGAGTGGCTTGTGTTTATGACATTTTTGACCAGCAATTCGGTAATTTCTTCAATACGTTTTTTGAATCTAAAGAACAAGGAATGAAATTCTTTGGTTATGTAACAACGGGAGGAGAGCTATTAAATGCAACAATTATGTTTTTCGTGCCTTTATTGATTAATCGTATTGGGGCGAAGAATGCGTTATTGATTGCAGGATCAATTATGAGTATTCGCATTATGGGCTCATCTTTTGCAACAGAAGCATGGCACGTGATTGTATTAAAAACATTACATATGTTTGAAGTGCCATTCTATTTGGTTGGAGTATTTAAGTATATTGCTGATGTTTTTGAAGTCCGTTTTTCTGCAACCATTTACTTAGTCTCTTGCCACTTTTCAAAGCAGATTGGTAATATGATTTTATCGCCTGCCGTAGGGACTTTATATGACATGTATGGTTTTCAATCTACCTATTTTATCTTAGGTTGTATTGCTCTTACATTTACATCAATTTCTGTATTTACTTTAGTAAATACCAAGAAATTAGTGAACAACGCTTAA
- a CDS encoding glycoside hydrolase family 2 TIM barrel-domain containing protein translates to MLLANYYQDPTITRIHALPHHSYFIPFAKKDKVDQFSRENSSFFTSLNGEWQFAYYSSMQDLPEKISEIPFVEQIHVPSNWQNHGFDTHQYTNINYPFPFDPPFIPLENPCGVYQKQVQLNKNPKKRYLLNFEGVDSCLYVYVNHEFVGYGSISHSTNEFDITDYLHHGENTLTVFVLKWCAGSYLEDQDKFRMSGIFRDVYLLEREHNYLQDLHIKTVLSEDLSVGQIYLDLKFAKCAADIRVTLFDTTDQIVQTECKITMDEQRTKIHLDNIPLTKSQLWNAENPALYTLVFHTEEETITQKVGFRKVEIKNGVLLLNHQPIKFKGVNRHDSDPKTGYAISVAQAMTDLTLMKQHNINAIRTAHYPNSPWFSELCDRYGFYVISESDIESHGASFQAISQPEPSIFLNVENANEEQRIRQQMIDNFCYFAQEPLYQTALLERTKANVERDKNRSSILIWSLGNESGYGKNFEYCAQWVKERDPDRLVHYESSIYQHSAHKNNTEYLDLYSEMYSDTEVIDAYFSDDSQTKKPFLLCEYSHAMGNSNGDMEDYFQTFNKYSGSCGGFIWEWCDHAPFITPTKLGYGGDFGEKIHDGNFCVDGLVSPERIPHSNLLEVKNVNRPVRTILNNDQVEVHNYFDFTNLKDSIQIKYEWVKNGQITETGTLAVDCEPHCSQFLPIQLPKERGGLLWLNLSYCSAKQTDLLQAEHCFGFDQIILSKEYTPAITLDKAQQQPLEITETKRQIIIQNSQYYYEFNKVTGVIEKIKVNGNDIIYKPLAWNIWRAPTDNDRLIRSQWQNAGYDQMYSKVYDICAHLQENRVVVSVKSALVANAKSKIMTLETQYLLSANGKLDIKTDAIFHEHLPFLPRFGLRFFLDKQKTPFTYLGYGAGESYIDKHHASQFGIYSTTAEQNHVNYLKPQENGSHYGCFYVKNDLIKIESEQPFSFNLSPYTQEELTQKTHSYELVRAGYDVLCIDYKMSGIGSNSCGPNLKSKYRLIENNINFNISIRL, encoded by the coding sequence ATGTTATTAGCAAATTATTATCAAGATCCTACAATTACACGAATTCATGCATTACCGCATCATAGCTATTTTATTCCTTTTGCTAAAAAAGATAAGGTAGATCAATTTTCTAGAGAAAACTCTTCATTTTTCACATCATTAAATGGCGAATGGCAATTTGCTTATTATTCAAGTATGCAAGATTTGCCTGAAAAGATAAGCGAAATTCCGTTTGTAGAGCAAATCCACGTGCCTTCAAATTGGCAGAATCACGGATTTGATACCCATCAATATACCAATATTAATTATCCTTTTCCGTTTGATCCGCCTTTTATCCCGTTAGAGAACCCTTGCGGGGTATATCAAAAGCAAGTGCAACTGAATAAAAATCCGAAGAAACGTTATTTACTGAATTTTGAAGGGGTTGATTCTTGTCTTTATGTGTATGTAAATCACGAATTTGTAGGATATGGTTCGATTAGCCATAGTACCAATGAATTTGATATTACTGATTATCTTCATCATGGTGAAAATACGTTAACCGTCTTTGTTCTCAAATGGTGTGCGGGAAGTTATCTGGAAGATCAAGATAAATTCAGAATGTCGGGAATTTTTCGAGACGTCTATTTATTGGAAAGGGAACATAATTATCTGCAAGATTTACATATTAAAACGGTGCTTTCTGAAGATTTATCCGTAGGACAAATCTATCTCGACCTAAAATTCGCAAAATGTGCGGCTGACATTAGAGTGACATTGTTTGATACAACGGATCAAATTGTTCAGACAGAATGCAAAATTACAATGGATGAACAACGGACAAAAATCCACCTTGATAATATTCCTTTAACCAAATCACAACTGTGGAATGCGGAAAACCCTGCGCTTTATACCTTAGTATTCCACACGGAAGAAGAAACCATTACGCAAAAAGTGGGGTTCCGCAAGGTAGAAATTAAAAATGGCGTATTGCTGCTGAATCATCAGCCTATTAAGTTTAAAGGTGTAAACCGCCACGACAGTGATCCGAAAACCGGATATGCTATTTCAGTCGCTCAAGCGATGACTGATTTAACGTTAATGAAGCAACATAATATTAATGCCATTCGTACCGCACACTATCCAAATTCACCGTGGTTCAGTGAGCTTTGCGATCGCTATGGTTTTTATGTAATTAGTGAAAGTGATATTGAAAGTCATGGCGCATCATTCCAAGCTATTTCACAGCCGGAACCAAGTATCTTTTTGAATGTAGAAAACGCTAATGAAGAACAACGAATTCGCCAACAAATGATAGATAACTTTTGCTATTTTGCTCAAGAACCTTTGTATCAAACAGCATTATTAGAGCGAACTAAAGCCAATGTGGAACGCGACAAGAATCGCAGTTCGATTTTGATTTGGTCTTTAGGCAATGAATCGGGGTATGGCAAGAATTTTGAGTATTGCGCACAATGGGTAAAAGAACGGGATCCGGATCGTTTAGTGCATTATGAAAGTAGTATTTACCAACATTCAGCACATAAAAATAACACTGAGTATTTAGATTTATACAGTGAAATGTATTCTGATACAGAGGTGATTGATGCCTATTTTTCCGATGATTCACAAACGAAGAAACCATTCTTATTGTGCGAATATTCTCACGCGATGGGAAATTCAAATGGTGATATGGAAGACTATTTTCAAACATTTAATAAATATTCAGGAAGTTGTGGGGGATTTATTTGGGAATGGTGTGATCATGCGCCATTTATTACTCCAACAAAATTAGGATATGGCGGTGATTTTGGTGAAAAAATTCATGATGGAAATTTCTGTGTGGATGGCTTGGTTTCACCTGAACGTATTCCGCACAGTAATTTATTAGAAGTGAAAAATGTCAATCGGCCTGTACGAACAATCTTAAATAATGATCAGGTTGAAGTGCATAACTATTTTGACTTCACTAATTTAAAAGATAGTATTCAAATTAAATATGAATGGGTAAAAAATGGTCAGATAACCGAAACAGGAACATTAGCTGTTGATTGTGAACCTCATTGTTCTCAATTTTTACCAATTCAACTTCCTAAAGAGCGAGGCGGATTGTTATGGTTAAACCTATCTTATTGTTCTGCTAAACAGACGGATTTATTACAAGCTGAGCACTGTTTTGGTTTTGATCAAATTATCCTAAGTAAAGAATATACGCCTGCTATTACATTAGATAAAGCTCAGCAGCAACCGCTAGAAATCACTGAAACAAAAAGACAAATTATTATTCAAAATAGCCAATACTATTATGAATTTAATAAAGTCACAGGGGTAATTGAGAAAATCAAAGTCAATGGTAACGACATTATCTATAAGCCATTAGCTTGGAATATTTGGCGGGCTCCAACAGATAATGATCGCCTAATTCGTTCTCAATGGCAAAATGCCGGTTATGATCAAATGTATTCTAAAGTCTATGATATTTGCGCGCATCTGCAAGAAAATCGCGTTGTGGTGTCAGTGAAAAGTGCATTAGTAGCGAATGCAAAATCAAAAATCATGACATTAGAAACGCAGTATTTGTTATCTGCAAATGGTAAGTTAGATATCAAAACAGATGCAATTTTCCATGAGCATTTACCATTTTTACCGCGTTTTGGGTTACGTTTCTTCTTGGATAAACAGAAAACGCCTTTTACCTATTTAGGATATGGGGCAGGAGAAAGTTATATTGATAAGCATCACGCAAGTCAATTTGGAATTTATTCAACAACAGCAGAGCAAAACCATGTTAATTATCTTAAACCTCAGGAAAATGGTAGCCATTATGGGTGTTTTTACGTTAAAAATGATCTGATTAAGATTGAATCGGAACAGCCATTTAGTTTCAATTTATCACCTTATACCCAAGAAGAATTGACACAGAAAACGCATTCTTATGAATTGGTTCGCGCGGGGTATGATGTATTGTGTATCGATTATAAAATGAGTGGTATTGGTTCAAATTCTTGCGGGCCTAATTTGAAGTCAAAATATCGCCTAATAGAAAATAATATTAATTTTAATATAAGTATCCGGTTATAA